gggagcaaatgaggaaggtgagtgaagacagattttcaaaagactggagtagcgccttttttttttgagagtagtttgtgtgtggaatcaatgtccagacacggtggtggatgtaggtgcagtaacaaggtttaaaagacatttggataagtacgtgaataggaaaggttcagagggatatgggccaaatacacacaggtgggactagtttagtttgtgaacacagtcagcacggtttagttggactgaagggtctgtttctgtgttgtctgactctggaactgttctaaactgggcttaaaaccattttcttgccttccgcaataaacatccacttctttcttgttcaaaaatcagattaactcaaccttgaatttattcaaatgaccccctaactgcaggatgacattcccatttctgaactcaattcctcttgctaacacaccacttgccttgctcattgcctgctgcacctgtctgacaactggcacagaaggacgctgatgcccctctgaacatccacacatcattcctgatgaagggcttgtgcccgaaacttcgactgtcctactgctcggatgcaccttgaatgaatctaccgtccctacctctgctggcaatgtgttccaggcacctatcaccctctgagtagcgtactttctgtgtgcatctccaacatgatgtcccaactcctgaactcagcaTGTGAaccatgaaggcaagtgtgctgaacaccttcttcacccccctctaccagtgatgtaacttccaagaacaatgaacctgaacacctccaggtctctgttctacaacatgacccagggccctaccattacctgttcaactcttgccctcctttattttagcaaatgcaacccctcacttatatccatacctctctcatacacacacgctctctcagacatacacatacaccacccCCTCAAAACTCTCGCCCTCTCGCAgactcatactccatcacaatcacactttatcaagcaggcacacatgcaaaaacacactcacagcacacaaacacacacacttccctgaaGGGAGTttccctgaaacgtcaattttcctgctcctcggatgctgcctgacttgctgctcGATCCTAAACTTATtaccctctacttttggactgccccatccaaaggaaaataccatatttatttaccctatccatgcccctcatgatgatataaaagtgtataaggtcactcctcagactctggcaagctatggaaaaaagtcccaacctgaacttctgtctctcctcacccaggtaaccaagacacatacctgaggtcccaaagtctgctccctcgctggattcactccagttgctacaagtgagcctgctccgtcattcattaagatcatggctgatctatccatcgtttcatcttctcctccctgcactgtcacaaggaaccccttaattccccaaccaggccaaatcccacccaactgtatcttgaatatacttaatgaagctgcctctattgcttccttAGCCAGAGTATTCCCTAGAttttgatgaaggccttttgcccgaaacattgattttcctactctccggatgctgcctgacctgctgtgcttttccagcaccactttaatctagactattccatagattcacgaccctctgggaaaagcagttcctcctcatctctgtctgaaagctaCTCCCTCTAACCTTGAGGCCTCGTCTCACCcaccagaaattactggacaggctagggcttcatccccacagtgcaatgacattgggaagatgtttccattggtaggagagactaggactagaggtcacagctttaagaataaagggaagacctttaggaacagagataagcgatgtctccttttctgccgacagtgaggagcatggacaatgtACTGGTGACACCAGCGAGCAGGTGCGCTGTTGTTCACACCGAGGAGCAGACACAATGTGCTCTGTGGcgatgctggtgttattgacagatgttaaatgttcaaatgccaagaggagaaataaagggtagagccacagttctttttccccatgtggctcaacattttatcgCTTTTGTCTAGCTgctcaacattttttaaaatgtcttttccccagagtagggttGAGGTTcacaactacagggcataggtttagggtgagagcagaaagatattaaaggtacctaaggggcaacttttccatgcagaggatggtgcatgtatggaatgagctgcgagaggaagtagtggaggccgtataattacagcatttaaaaggtatctggatgggtatatgaaccaagtggtgacaaatgggactagattaagttaggatatctggttggcatggacaggttggaccaaatgggtgtgttcatgtgctgtacatctttatgattctaaataataaaaaaaagtatatttttacAAATACCAAACTACCTCCaagttaacaaggcttagtgcaccacatactttactaaccattctcaacaggtcctgccccttcaatgactaagaacatatacatgctggtgcatagtatccttcactagtatttacacactaccctcaacAATTGtacaagtaacagcaaagggtaaacagcacaaggattaaaacagtgaggggtaaacagcacaagcgccagtaaaagcagatggaaagtgagtgtaaaatgtgactatgacaggacaggccccacattccttcccctccgttcccccccacaacctgcctcacctttcacctcccgggcccagtaccttccaggtggccccatagttgacacaggggccgccccacgaccagtagaactccaccacccaggcggccgaccagttcccaaacaggcccttaaccccatccgcctccagaatggtcaccggctcctgcctgctgtacagccggccggtgtggccgtgacacagcagctgcaccaggaaggcggcggtgaccagtgacgggggtctgccccgggccgcacggcgccattttcctaacggccgccgcttccccgctcgagcgacttctcctcccaaccgccttcgcccccgcgtgacgtctgcacggggggatgggcggggccgggggagcctcaccgtcaccaagcaacagccacctcgcgctacaactgctcattcacaaaaacaaactctcctgtctcgctctgcagctgcaggggggacactgccacgtttcgaggagccctgtctacattgggaaagctcacggctccacttaaacagatattccgacatctaacggaacggcctcatatctaaaggggtaaatctgcattttaaagggacacATTTTAACGGGCTTATAAAGAGATATAAATGGaaagattacatttcaaagggatgtgggcacattcaaagggatatTTTAATAAGTAAAGTGACGCAGTTATATTTAAATAAAACTACATTGCGAAAAAACGTTGCCCTATTTGTAAGCAGAAATATCCCTTTAAGAGACATACTCATTTCTCGAGGGGTAAATATACATTACCGAGGGTCAAGATTGCGCTGAGAGAAACAATACATTTAAAGGGCTGAGCTACAAGTAAGGGggcatttttatatttaaaaagataCATTGAAATCTAAAGAGACTTGTTCAAAAAATAGAAGTACATAGTAATATTTAGAAAACATGACCATATTGGAAATAGTGCAGGCACTTTGAAAAAGGGGCtttttggggggcgggggggtgggggtgggaatggcCGTGAGGTGGTTTAATTTTTTAAGAAAATAAGCAAGTTATTACGATTGGGAATGACCTTGAAGGGGTAATGGAACCCGTAAAGGGCAAAGATAATTGCAAAATTCTTGAAAAGAAAACGATTCCAGTTATATGTGGATGCAGGGAAATAATTCAACAACAGAGCCATTATAAATGTGATAGACCAAACAATCTCCTTTTGAGAGATATAAGTGGGACCATCAATATTGAAGTAGAAATTCCTATTTTTGTTCTCCTCCCAAAGTCTCTGTCTTGTCAGAGTACAGTGCAAGCCAGTGCAATCTGTTATGCCACAGTTGCAACTCAACCTCATCGGATATTCATAtatgttctctgcagtcaaataCTGGCTCtgccaatgatgctcacattCAACGATCAAATAAAACACTGCCATCACTGTATGTGTCAGAATTAAAGGATTAGAAAAAATCTGAACTCACACCACACAATGCACAATGCCATAATTTTTACTTATTCTTACCATTTCAATTGATACCAAATTAAGAGCAGCCACTGTTTACATTTCATTGGCAATTCTACATGCTGACTTTCTATCATCACAATCTCTTTGACGTTCCTGTATGTACTGAAATTAATCTTCAGATTATTCAGTTGTGAAACAATGTCACTAGACTAAAAATTCACAACTTCACCAAATGCCAAAACTTTTTTTAAGACTATTTGGGCAGTAGCAGTGACAAATGAAACATCAAAGAAATACAAAGTTATGATGATGGTTACATACATTTAACCAAAAACAATGGCAGCGCAGAGAATTTCAGAAAAAGTGCAATAAATATTCACTTTTTATCCCTTATTCAACTCATTCaagaatttcaaattgaatttgtGATAATTCAAGAGCAAATGGCAACATTCGTTTGTTAATAGATTCACCATAAATTGTGACTTTGATAAAAGTGATCTTTCACAATGTTTAATTCCAAACAGAGCAATTAAGTGCAAAGGTACTTTCAACTATTTAATAAAACACTGCAAACTTTATTTCATATGAAAATACAATCATTTTGTAATTTGGATAAGATCTTTACAAAGGAAATATACTAAACAAAACAGCTTTCCTGGGTATCAATATTGACAACAGTTATGCAGCTATTATTTGGCAATTGACCAACTAATtgaaataatttcagaataaatgagCTGCTTCATTATTATATATTGAGATATTTTAATATCAATGACGTGAAAAGGAAATCTTTAAGGCAAAGAGCCAAGTAAAGTTAAATAAAATACAACAGCATCTTACAGAATTCATTTCAATCATATCCGTTGAATCACAAAAAGATGATGTTCAATATACCAAATGACGGACAATCACTGGAAATGATGGAAAAACATTGTAAAGAATGTAGATACCTCAATTATACCTTAAAAGAATATCGACTCTGCCTTGGACAAGAACAACtgaaaatttttttttgtcagattgAAATCTATGatagtcaagttttagaaaatcCATCACTGAGCCCAATCTTGAATAAAtggtttttttccccccaggaAATCCTTTTCAGCTTTCAGGCTTCTCCAGCTCCAATTAGCATGAAGGAAAGGTTAAGCTCAGTGGGGAAAGGCTGAGTAATAGCAAATCTTGGCTCTCACCCAAGTATTCTCCGAAGAAAACCatacatctggatggggacatgaataggaagcattcagagggatatggaccaaatgctggcaaatgggtcaccagattaatttagaatatctggctggcctggattgaagggtttgtttctgtgtgcTCATTACAGACGCCCCTCTTCAAAGATCCACATACCAGCTGTTATTTTCATGAAATAATCTGACAATTGTTGACTTCCATCAACCTCTTCCATCCTAAGAaatttcctctctctgcaaagTGTGGTTTACCTTGGCAAGTTCAATCCTCCTCCGATCCTCAGGAACACACTCTATAATGTGCAATGTTCTCAATGCCTGTTTAACGTTCAGTGGGGAAACTACTTTCAGTCCAACAGTTAGACAGAATTCCTCCGAAATGTTTTTGACAAATGCACTGCTCCCACGAAAGCTCGTGGACCCACGTTAAAATGCTTTTAACAgcctgtttttttaaatttcctcGCCTTCCCAGGATGCAGAATTTCTCTCACCAGAAATTGTTTACCCTGAAAAAATCTTTCACTTTCCAAATGGGTTTCTGTTCTTtggtatgtaaatcccagaatttgatTTTAATTTCCTTCTCAACAATATTATTCAAATGCAGAGCTCttctaacaataggtgtgaattctgtctgtgcccgaatgttgagtcagactgacatTTTTCTTCGAGGAAAACTCtatttaaatttcatttttgagaaggtaatttatagattagggtgtagaggttagggtggattggctgtgctgaattacccataatGACCAGGGATGTACAATTTAGgatggattgtccatgggaaatacGGAGGATGGGAATGGATATAGGTGAAACTCTTCTGAGGGCCAGAGTaaaatagatgggctgaatggcctgcttccatattgtcggggagtcatagaatcccaacaaagGAGCATTTtgtctgcatctatcctgtcaagcccctttttagaattctactggtttcaataagatcacttctggTTCAGAGaggtatacaacacagaaacaagccctttggttcaattcatccatgccgatcaggattcccaaactaaactagtcccacttgcctgtgtttggccaatatccctctaaacctttctatgcatgtactcatccaaattccacatgcaaaccaccctctgtcaaaacgttgcccctccgctttcttttaaatctctctcctctcactttaaataaaTATGCTCTGAGTCTTGAGCTCCCTTACGCTAAGGAAGagccctttgctattcaccttacctccactcctcatgattttatcaatcttaataatgtcactcctcaacctcctgtgctccaataAATAAAGTCCTAAGTTATAAGAAGAAGAgattcttataactcaaaccctccagtcttgtaaacatcctggtaaatctttaccgAACCCTCTCTACCAgaattcttcctattacagggtcACCAGAACCATtctcagtactctgaaagtggcctcaccaacatcctatacaacctcaacatgatgtcccaacccctatactcagtggagtgaacaatgaaggcaagtatacttaatgtcttcttgaccaccctgtctagcagcgatgcaactttcaaagaactatgaacctgaaccccACCATGTCTCTCTTTTACAGCACGacacagggccctaccattaactgttcaTGGGCTGCCCTTCTTGTTTTAGCAAAACGCAAGCCCTCGCTTTTAATAGCTCACTCATACACACGCTTTCTCtcagacacccacacatacacgccCCCAACActcaggcttatactccatcacactctcactttaCCAAACATGTGCACACTCTTACGTGCACTCTCATGCACGCACTCTCACATCACTTTTTGGGCAAACTGTTATTGGCAGAATtatgtttgcagatacattctactttgctcaaaaagtgcagaAACTACAGACAGTCAATCcgtgtaatattttataaattcctactttggaactagaaccagtctgattcaagattgggatactgatagactcgaacctcacacctttaatgcattgtctgggctgagatgtcactttgttttaaaaaaaaccttaagtcatctcaagAACATGAATTAatagtagttctgggatttacagattaatgaactgaaacctgcaactcattctaaaaggtgaaagactcaacagcaatcttggtttgttcgatatgtcatttcagttgcatgacactgtgatcttttgctataaaatctgtgtcttatgatcctgctccacagttacctgatgaaggagcagtgctccaaaagctcatacttccaaataaacctgttggactataacctggtgttgtgtgatttttaactttatccagcccagtccaacattgtTCGTGAGAAATTACGTGGAGGAGCCACAGTCCATACCTCTTGATGCTGCCAGGAAACTTTACAATACTGATGAAATGACACACTCTGCACTCGTGAGAAATTGACAATTTCTCATTATATTGGTTGCTCATTCATGACTCCATCTGAAAGTGACATTGGAAGCTTAgcgcaggaggctgaaagaaatgagcagctttaaaacaaaactcttggagctcaaaggtttcaatgagagtctgagcccagcagcaagttcaggtaacctttattgcaacccaactttgttacagcttcagatcccctcAGCAAAATAGCAGAGAAAAAGTAGCTGCTGTTTAAACAGTTCAAAGTCAAAgcgcacacactctccccaccccccatcactgtctttactattggtcaccactgagttgtccctttgtaattggatccttggtacagccttaacctggaggaagtattgactcactcagcaatttcaacccagaCCCTGTATAGCGCCATCTGCCGCAGCGGGATTCAAACTCAGGAGTCCCTGGAACTGGGTTAatagtccagtcgataatggcactcagccgtcactccttcaatcacCCTACATGAACTTGCTGGTGCCTCCGGAGGAGGGAGGAGCGGGTGAAGTCCtttccacactcagggcagctgaagggcctctcccccgtgtggacccgccggtgggtcagcaggttgaaggaattgctgaaggctttcccacactcggggcagctgaagggcctctccccagtgtggatccgctggtgggtcagcaggttggaggaattactgaaggccttcccacactcggggcagctgaaaggcttctccccagtgtggacccgctggtgccttaGCAGGTTGGGGGAATGGcggaaggccttcccacactccgggcagctgaatggcctctccccagtgtggatccgctggtggatcAGGAGAGAAGAGGAATtgttgaaggccttcccgcactcggggcagctgaagggcctctccccagtgtggctccgctggtgggtcagcagggaagagaaatcgctgaaggccttcccacactcggggcagctgaagggcctctccccagtgtggacctgcCAGTGCCTcagcaggttaggggaattgctgaaggccttcccacactctgagcagctgaagggcctctccccagtgtggacctgccggtgggtcagcaggttggaggcctGGGCAAATCGcttcccacactctgggcaggagaacggcctctcccctgtgtgggcccgctggtgcctcagcaggtgggaggcCCGGGTAAATCTCTTCCAGCACTTGGGGCagttgaagggcctctcccccgtgtgggaccgctggtgcctcagcaggtcgGAGcatttgctgaaggccttcccacactcggggcaggagaacggcctctcccctgtgtggatgcgctgatgaatctccagggcagacgggaaacGGAAGccttttcccccatcaccacactTCCACCATTTCTccacggggcgggattcctcaggtttctccatggccgaagcttcagctgcacacaaatacacacacacgtttccagcccctccctgccgtcaattcctctttccaggctgtaGAAGCTGCTACACGCCCCACACTCAATGCGCTGcaacagtagggtctctcatccagtcccactgatgctgaaaatgtactcaaacaggaaccaaaacactttgctccttctcacagaatcatagttgaaaattgTTTCCAGTCCCgctggattgagtgactgtcagacattgacgtcaaagtgaggactgcagacgctggagagtcagtgtcaaaatgtgtggtactggaaaagtgcagcaggtcaggcagcatccgaggagcaggagagttaacgtttcgggtataaggaCTTCATGTGTTGATTTTGAAGCTTCTATCTTCAAATACACTGTTTAaagagagattacaaaagtcactAGTCAGTGCAGGGtaaaaattcagaacaagcaattctactttctgcgaAATATTCTggtcttttgttattccacaaaattgaaagcaccatcccactctctgttCTCACTCCAATATAACTAATTATCCTGAAgatgctgattcaggatcttacagggacagatGAGCAAAAAcatgaagactgacatctctctgaattttggatacctccacctgaaagttactatctttcacaacactgggatcctgctgagagtgagcagatctgtttttgggaagcaaaaaaaaagtgtcaattcagggtgaacctgcaatgcagTCTCTTGAGGAAGAACCAAACAAAATGGTTAATTACCCCAGGAAGATGGGAGAAAACGGAGACATCAAGGCAATAACACCAatacacttcagtcaaactctgCTGCTTCCAGTCAGAGCAAAACATGCCCTGAAAGTCCAGTcatcacaaccacacttctgctttcactcaAGATgattagagtcacacagcacggaaccagacccttGGGCCCAACCTGTCCGagctgaccagatttcctgaaTTAATTTAGTCACATTTGCTATCACTTGGCCcctatatgggccaggtgctggcagctgggactaaattgggttggctatcttgtcagcaaggatgagttgaatcgaagggtctgtttccatgctgtacatctatatgatgCCAGTcgcatttgccaccacttggcccctctccatctgaaccctttgTAATCATccgcccatccagatgccttttaactgtaggAATTGCACCAGCCcccaacactttctctggcagctcattccatatacgcatcaccctcttcatgaaaacgttgccctgaggtctcttttacatttccCCACtgccctcaccctgaacctatgatcctccagttcaggactccccccatcccaagggaaagaccttgtctatttaccctatccatgctcatgattttataaaagtctataatgtcacctctcaggcTCTGGAGCAATGGGGAAAACAACCCCTGCCCATCCTTCTGTCCCTCCTCACCCGGGTAATTAAGACAAATACCTGAGTTTGCAGCATCTGCTCCCTTCCTGGATTCACTCCAATTGCCACAAGTGAATGgatttcccccctcccctctctctccctcccaggatgAAGAGTTGCCCAGAGAGAGGGAGTTTCACTCAAACTGACAGGGCCACTGCTGCGTTGTGATGCCATcaatgggtgggggagggggagggagaagggggtgAAACAAAAGGGGCAAGGCGAGGTGCACAGTCTGCAGGAATCCCTTCTCTTCACataatccccacagtgtggaagcaggccactcggcgcaacgagtccaaaccaaccctcgaagggtaacccacctaaCACACATTCCCCTAGACCTGTTGCTCTACTCCCTGACTAtcatacctaacctgcacatccctgggcacaatggataatttagcatggccaatccaccttcccctgcacatccctgggcactatggataatttagcatagccaatcccccctaacttggacaaagttaaaaatcacaatagcatgttatagtccaacaggtttattgagaagcactagcttttggagcgctgttccttcatcaggtgattgtggagaataagatcataagatatagaatttatagaaaaacatgacagtgtcctgccactgaaatgatacattgaacaaacctggattgttaagtctttcatcttttcaagTGGGTTGCAGgtatcattaatatgcaaatctcaGTCTTCCTGGAAGGCACCTTCTTCATAAAACTTAAATTTTGATAAAGTGACATTTCTGCTCagttctgcaaatataattctgcaaa
This Hemiscyllium ocellatum isolate sHemOce1 chromosome 27 unlocalized genomic scaffold, sHemOce1.pat.X.cur. SUPER_27_unloc_33, whole genome shotgun sequence DNA region includes the following protein-coding sequences:
- the LOC132808140 gene encoding gastrula zinc finger protein XlCGF7.1-like yields the protein MEKPEESRPVEKWWKCGDGGKGFRFPSALEIHQRIHTGERPFSCPECGKAFSKCSDLLRHQRSHTGERPFNCPKCWKRFTRASHLLRHQRAHTGERPFSCPECGKRFAQASNLLTHRQVHTGERPFSCSECGKAFSNSPNLLRHWQVHTGERPFSCPECGKAFSDFSSLLTHQRSHTGERPFSCPECGKAFNNSSSLLIHQRIHTGERPFSCPECGKAFRHSPNLLRHQRVHTGEKPFSCPECGKAFSNSSNLLTHQRIHTGERPFSCPECGKAFSNSFNLLTHRRVHTGERPFSCPECGKDFTRSSLLRRHQQVHVG